One segment of Cellulomonas fulva DNA contains the following:
- a CDS encoding discoidin domain-containing protein yields the protein MTAPPALTTRPATARPATPWRRLTAALTAAALTATTLTTVGIAIASPASAADAPVLLSQGKPATATSGDAAKAFDGSTTTRWESASADPQSIQVDLGKVATISQVVLRWETARAQDYTLDVSADGETWTTVHTTTDAPYAANAVDTVTPDGGTAEGRYLRMHGTQRTTAYGYSLWELEVYGSVEVGTPTDPTGRTVEVVGSYGDWDLYVDGEPYTVKGLTWGPTTSGAGAISAAKLDEYLDDLVGLGVNTIRTWGTDAGSQVLLDAAAAHGIRVIAGFWIQPGGGPGSGGCPDFVAGTDGYLDDVRDDVATYVAQYADHDGVLMWSLGNESLLGLQSCYSGAELEDQRHAYAAFVEELAQDVKAIDPNHPVTSTDAWVGAWPYLQAEAPSLDLYAINAYGALDGVQQAWQDGGYTVPYVVTETGPRGEWETDADWTGKPSEPSDAAKAQAYLDAWAEIQSHEGVALGATMFHFGTETDFGGVWFNLFPGEQRRASWYAVAQAYGGAAADGNRPPTVTAVTGPTSAVTSGSTFQVTATVADPEDDDVAVQVRQSGNYATGDGSLTPAVATGGVTDGAGTWTVTAPADAGVWKVYLTATDGHGNVAYAPLSVTVTDAAGTNVALHATATASSAQDPAANGVDGSMSTKWGSALDGSWNGKDDEWYQVDLGRSYPVHQVKLFWEGQAYGKDYDVQVSSDGDTWTTVAQQRGQSAGTHTVTFDETSARYVRMQGIHRGSTFGYSFYEMQVLSGSGVPSGAQLVCGRDLVNATSVTATASHGNGNDAVNNNVWARWDSGTQEVPPGSGNWVGRDGEWLQVDLGTTTQVCGVKPYWEEAFARDYDVLVSTNGTDWTTAAQVRGVTGSGPHVSRFDAVTARYVRILAVTRGTQFGVSMWDLEVFEPRQVVLPTTSLLGDHVLVFDPSMDGKDIQAVMDSVFADQETDQFGTGRWQLFFKPGEYTVDARVGFYTSLAGAGLDPTDVTISGADWVDAEWFGMNATQNFWRSAENLTYAPDGGVGRWAVSQAAPLRRVNVEGDLLLDSGRYGWASGGFIADSKVSGYVKSWTQQQWYTRDSEVGTWAGGVWNFVYSGVEGKVSTGDAPGSPTAMLPDTVPAWPTPPQTALEHTGKLAEKPFLYLSGDDEEDAADWSVFVPALRDGTTGTTWSDGTDATDGESLPLTDFTVVQPGATAAEVNAALAGGKNVLLTPGVYEMDETIQVTRPGTVVLGLGLATIIPTGDSFGMHVADAAAGSRVAGILFDAAVTESPALLVVGDKGVHTDHGDDPVVLSDVYMRVGGPVAGKVKAAMVVNADDTIVDHLWSWRGDHGEGIGWDENTSDYGLVVNGDDVAAYGLFVEHYQKYNTLWKGENGRTVFYQNELPYDVPDQESWDHDEVQGWAAYKVDEGVTQHEAWGLGSYSNFTSDTEEEEITVDGGFEVPKGEPGVRLHHMLTVSLGGEGIFEHVVNGVGERQFSSDTIPSYVAEYPVPGDADAGIDPPAAPVDPATDPETDPAVDPEPHAATVTAARPSLTYGTAGTVTVRVASAGPVPTGTVQVREGSAVLGTATLDAAGKARVPLPATLSRARHTLVVAYLGDDETAPATLGALRVNVAKVVPLVTASVTPLRHGTAGRLTVNVGAPAGDASGKVTLTGVTNGMVRVATLSHGVARFDLPPGLTPGSFTFRVKYQGSSTVRPGATLLTTTVRRAASTTTARLSSSSVTPTTSAVLTGRVKGVGVYPKGTVRVRVLTASGAVAHAATATLDGGAYRVALPRLGRGAYTVVATYAGSTTVAVSTTRVSLTVR from the coding sequence ATGACAGCCCCACCAGCCCTGACCACCCGACCCGCGACAGCCCGACCCGCGACACCCTGGCGCCGGCTCACGGCCGCCCTGACCGCCGCGGCCCTGACCGCGACCACCCTCACCACCGTCGGCATCGCGATCGCCTCCCCCGCGAGCGCCGCCGACGCGCCCGTCCTGCTCTCGCAGGGCAAGCCGGCCACCGCGACGTCCGGCGACGCCGCGAAGGCGTTCGACGGCAGCACCACCACCCGCTGGGAGAGCGCCAGCGCCGACCCGCAGTCCATCCAGGTCGACCTCGGCAAGGTCGCGACGATCTCGCAGGTCGTGCTGCGGTGGGAGACCGCGCGCGCCCAGGACTACACGCTCGACGTCTCCGCCGACGGCGAGACCTGGACGACCGTGCACACCACCACCGACGCGCCGTACGCCGCCAACGCGGTCGACACCGTCACCCCCGACGGCGGCACCGCGGAGGGCCGCTACCTGCGGATGCACGGCACGCAGCGCACCACCGCCTACGGCTACTCGCTCTGGGAGCTGGAGGTCTACGGCTCGGTCGAGGTCGGGACGCCGACGGACCCGACCGGGCGCACGGTCGAGGTCGTCGGCAGCTACGGCGACTGGGACCTGTACGTCGACGGCGAGCCGTACACGGTCAAGGGCCTCACGTGGGGCCCGACGACGAGCGGCGCGGGCGCGATCAGCGCCGCGAAGCTCGACGAGTACCTCGACGACCTCGTCGGCCTGGGCGTGAACACCATCCGCACCTGGGGCACGGACGCCGGCTCGCAGGTCCTGCTCGACGCGGCCGCCGCGCACGGCATCCGCGTGATCGCGGGCTTCTGGATCCAGCCCGGCGGCGGCCCTGGCTCGGGCGGCTGCCCGGACTTCGTCGCGGGCACGGACGGCTACCTCGACGACGTGCGCGACGACGTCGCGACGTACGTGGCGCAGTACGCGGACCACGACGGCGTGCTCATGTGGAGCCTCGGCAACGAGTCCCTGCTGGGCCTGCAGAGCTGCTACTCGGGTGCGGAGCTCGAGGACCAGCGGCACGCCTACGCGGCCTTCGTCGAGGAGCTCGCGCAGGACGTGAAGGCGATCGACCCCAACCACCCCGTCACCTCGACGGACGCGTGGGTCGGCGCGTGGCCGTACCTCCAGGCCGAGGCCCCGTCGCTCGACCTGTACGCGATCAACGCGTACGGCGCGCTCGACGGCGTGCAGCAGGCGTGGCAGGACGGCGGCTACACCGTCCCCTACGTGGTCACCGAGACCGGACCGCGGGGCGAGTGGGAGACCGACGCGGACTGGACGGGCAAGCCGTCCGAGCCGTCCGACGCCGCCAAGGCGCAGGCGTACCTCGACGCGTGGGCGGAGATCCAGTCCCACGAGGGCGTCGCGCTGGGCGCGACGATGTTCCACTTCGGCACCGAGACCGACTTCGGCGGCGTGTGGTTCAACCTGTTCCCGGGCGAGCAGCGGCGCGCGTCCTGGTACGCGGTCGCGCAGGCGTACGGCGGCGCGGCGGCGGACGGCAACCGGCCGCCGACGGTCACGGCCGTCACCGGTCCCACCTCGGCCGTCACCAGCGGCTCGACGTTCCAGGTCACGGCCACGGTCGCGGACCCCGAGGACGACGACGTCGCGGTGCAGGTCCGGCAGTCCGGCAACTACGCCACGGGCGACGGCTCGCTCACGCCCGCGGTCGCGACGGGCGGCGTCACGGACGGCGCCGGCACCTGGACGGTCACGGCCCCGGCCGACGCGGGCGTCTGGAAGGTCTACCTCACCGCGACCGACGGCCACGGCAACGTCGCGTACGCGCCGCTGTCGGTGACGGTCACGGACGCGGCGGGCACCAACGTCGCCCTGCACGCGACCGCCACGGCCTCGTCCGCGCAGGACCCGGCCGCCAACGGCGTGGACGGCAGCATGTCCACCAAGTGGGGCAGCGCGCTCGACGGCTCGTGGAACGGCAAGGACGACGAGTGGTACCAGGTCGACCTCGGCCGGTCCTACCCGGTGCACCAGGTCAAGCTGTTCTGGGAGGGCCAGGCCTACGGCAAGGACTACGACGTGCAGGTCTCGTCGGACGGCGACACCTGGACCACGGTGGCCCAGCAGCGCGGGCAGTCGGCGGGCACGCACACGGTGACGTTCGACGAGACGAGCGCGCGCTACGTGCGGATGCAGGGCATCCACCGCGGTAGCACGTTCGGCTACTCGTTCTACGAGATGCAGGTGCTCTCCGGCTCGGGCGTCCCGTCCGGTGCCCAGCTGGTCTGCGGCCGCGACCTCGTCAACGCGACGAGCGTGACCGCGACGGCGTCGCACGGCAACGGCAACGACGCCGTCAACAACAACGTCTGGGCGCGCTGGGACTCGGGCACGCAGGAGGTCCCGCCGGGCTCCGGCAACTGGGTGGGCCGGGACGGCGAGTGGCTCCAGGTCGACCTCGGCACCACCACCCAGGTCTGCGGCGTCAAGCCGTACTGGGAGGAGGCGTTCGCGCGCGACTACGACGTGCTCGTCTCGACGAACGGCACCGACTGGACCACCGCGGCGCAGGTGCGCGGCGTGACGGGCAGCGGCCCGCACGTCTCGCGGTTCGACGCCGTCACGGCGCGGTACGTCCGGATCCTCGCGGTCACCCGCGGCACGCAGTTCGGGGTGTCGATGTGGGACCTCGAGGTCTTCGAGCCGCGCCAGGTGGTCCTGCCGACGACGAGCCTGCTGGGTGACCACGTGCTCGTGTTCGACCCGTCGATGGACGGCAAGGACATCCAGGCGGTGATGGACTCGGTGTTCGCCGACCAGGAGACCGACCAGTTCGGCACCGGCCGCTGGCAGCTCTTCTTCAAGCCCGGCGAGTACACGGTCGACGCCCGCGTCGGCTTCTACACCTCGCTCGCGGGGGCCGGGCTGGACCCGACCGACGTGACGATCTCCGGCGCCGACTGGGTCGACGCGGAGTGGTTCGGCATGAACGCCACGCAGAACTTCTGGCGCTCGGCCGAGAACCTCACGTACGCACCGGACGGCGGGGTCGGCCGGTGGGCCGTCTCGCAGGCCGCGCCGCTGCGTCGCGTGAACGTGGAGGGCGACCTGCTGCTCGACTCGGGCCGGTACGGCTGGGCGTCGGGAGGCTTCATCGCGGACTCCAAGGTCTCGGGGTACGTGAAGTCCTGGACGCAGCAGCAGTGGTACACCCGCGACAGCGAGGTCGGCACGTGGGCCGGCGGCGTGTGGAACTTCGTGTACTCGGGCGTCGAGGGCAAGGTCTCGACGGGTGACGCGCCGGGTTCGCCCACCGCGATGCTCCCGGACACGGTGCCCGCGTGGCCGACGCCGCCGCAGACGGCGCTCGAGCACACGGGCAAGCTGGCCGAGAAGCCGTTCCTGTACCTGTCGGGCGACGACGAGGAGGACGCCGCCGACTGGTCGGTGTTCGTCCCCGCGCTGCGCGACGGCACCACCGGGACCACCTGGTCGGACGGCACGGACGCCACGGACGGCGAGTCGCTCCCCCTGACCGACTTCACCGTCGTGCAGCCCGGCGCCACCGCGGCCGAGGTCAACGCGGCGCTGGCCGGGGGCAAGAACGTCCTGCTCACGCCGGGCGTGTACGAGATGGACGAGACGATCCAGGTGACCCGCCCCGGCACGGTCGTGCTGGGCCTGGGCCTCGCCACGATCATCCCGACCGGCGACAGCTTCGGCATGCACGTGGCCGACGCCGCCGCCGGCTCCCGGGTCGCCGGGATCCTGTTCGACGCCGCGGTCACCGAGTCGCCCGCCCTGCTCGTCGTGGGCGACAAGGGCGTGCACACGGATCACGGCGACGACCCGGTCGTGCTGAGCGACGTGTACATGCGCGTCGGCGGCCCGGTCGCGGGCAAGGTCAAGGCGGCCATGGTGGTCAACGCGGACGACACGATCGTCGACCACCTGTGGTCCTGGCGCGGCGACCACGGCGAGGGCATCGGGTGGGACGAGAACACGTCCGACTACGGGCTCGTCGTGAACGGTGACGACGTGGCCGCCTACGGCCTGTTCGTCGAGCACTACCAGAAGTACAACACCCTCTGGAAGGGCGAGAACGGCCGCACGGTCTTCTACCAGAACGAGCTGCCGTACGACGTCCCGGACCAGGAGTCCTGGGACCACGACGAGGTCCAGGGCTGGGCGGCGTACAAGGTGGACGAGGGCGTCACGCAGCACGAGGCGTGGGGCCTGGGGTCGTACTCCAACTTCACCTCGGACACCGAGGAGGAGGAGATCACGGTCGACGGCGGCTTCGAGGTCCCGAAGGGCGAGCCCGGCGTGCGGCTGCACCACATGCTCACGGTCTCGCTGGGTGGCGAGGGCATCTTCGAGCACGTGGTCAACGGGGTCGGCGAGCGCCAGTTCTCGTCGGACACCATCCCGTCCTACGTGGCGGAGTACCCCGTCCCGGGCGACGCGGACGCCGGGATCGACCCGCCGGCCGCACCCGTGGACCCGGCGACGGACCCCGAGACGGACCCCGCCGTGGACCCGGAGCCGCACGCGGCGACCGTGACCGCCGCGCGGCCGTCGCTCACCTACGGCACGGCCGGCACCGTCACGGTGCGGGTCGCGTCGGCCGGCCCGGTCCCCACCGGGACGGTGCAGGTGCGCGAGGGGTCGGCCGTGCTCGGCACGGCGACGCTCGATGCCGCGGGCAAGGCACGCGTGCCGCTGCCCGCGACGCTGAGCCGGGCGAGGCACACGCTCGTCGTCGCGTACCTCGGTGACGACGAGACCGCCCCCGCGACGCTCGGCGCGCTGCGGGTGAACGTCGCCAAGGTGGTGCCGCTCGTCACCGCGAGCGTCACGCCGCTGCGGCACGGCACGGCGGGCCGGCTCACGGTGAACGTGGGCGCGCCTGCCGGGGACGCCTCCGGGAAGGTCACGCTCACGGGCGTGACCAACGGGATGGTGCGGGTCGCGACGCTCTCGCACGGGGTCGCGCGGTTCGACCTGCCGCCGGGGCTCACGCCGGGGTCCTTCACGTTCCGCGTGAAGTACCAGGGCAGCAGCACCGTCCGGCCGGGAGCGACGCTGCTCACGACGACGGTGCGACGGGCGGCGTCGACGACGACCGCGCGGCTCTCGTCGTCCAGCGTCACGCCGACGACCTCTGCGGTGCTCACCGGCCGCGTGAAGGGCGTGGGCGTGTACCCGAAGGGCACCGTGCGGGTCCGCGTCCTGACGGCGTCCGGCGCGGTCGCGCACGCCGCGACCGCGACGCTCGACGGCGGCGCCTACCGCGTCGCGCTCCCCCGCCTCGGCCGGGGTGCGTACACGGTGGTGGCGACCTACGCGGGCAGCACCACGGTCGCCGTGTCGACGACGAGGGTGTCGCTCACGGTGCGCTGA